From Osmerus mordax isolate fOsmMor3 chromosome 7, fOsmMor3.pri, whole genome shotgun sequence:
ATGTGTATCTCATTGATGTCAATATGGAAAGAATGATTGAATGATTGAAGCAGCTTCTGTAGTCGCAGATTTGTGTTAATTTAGTGCTGTCCTGTGACATCATGACTTCATTGATGTTATTAGACTTGTTCCATTTCCCTCAACCTCTTCATGCATAGATGCAACAGAGGATTGAGTTCACATAATTCAAATGATTGTGGGTGACTAATGTCCATTTCTGCAGTATTCTGAGCCCCAGATGCAAGCTTACCTGTCCTTTGTTACTTGCTATTATGCCTCATCAAAATGTATATAGCATCTAttctaaataataaatatagtgcAATCTGGGCTGTACATTAAATAAAAACATCTTCTCCCACAGGCTCCATTTGAGTCTTGATTCACCTAAAGGAGGTACTGTCAATCCCAGAGGAACTTCATTATCAGTCCATATTTCTTCTTCTTATCCCTGAAAACGAGAATGGAGCTACAGAAAATGAATGGCCATCAGAGCATGGATGGGTAGGTGTCTATCTCAAACACGGAGCACTGCAGAAGATGCAGCAGTACACAGATCTCATACCGCATCCCATATGCAGTTTATGACTTTGTTTAATTCTCTGTGTATTTATGATGTATAATGTTGGTTTGTGTAAAGGTTTGATGGGCTGGAGAGCATGGCAGAGCGTGATGAGTTCCTGCCTCACAAGAGTGGAGGGAAGAAGGAATCCCAGTTCACAGATGTGAGTGGAGGAGTTTTGCCTTAGTTCAAAGGttctttgtgtggacatctgtGTAGTAGGAAGCCATTCTATGTATGCATTCGCTAAATGTTTATTACATGAAGCAAATGGGAGCATACAATGATCATATTAATGTATAGGTAACTGTGCTAGTTACAGAAGCACCTTCCATTTCTGAAGAATCCTAGATATGTGATTCTGATTATTCCTGTTCCACCATAGTTTGAGGGGAAGACTTCCTTTGGCATGTCCATTTTCAACCTCAGCAATGCAATCATGGGCAGTGGGATTCTGGGACTGGCGTACGGTATGGCAAATACTGGAATCATCCTGTTCATGTGAGTAAACCTGCAAAGTGCGCTTTTCTGTGTGAGAAGTACAGTCTATACCCAATAGGGTTATAAATTGGCTTTGTATGATATGTGACAATAATCTCTAGAGAATATCCAGACCACTGCCCTTCTTGCCAGTGGATCCATCAAGTACAAACTTCTGTTTGCGTTACAAGAATAGTGTAggaatgtatgagtgtgtatgtggccCATTTGTTTATAGAGGAGTACACATTCCCCTTAAATCAGATCTGAGGAGTTAAAAATAGCTTATAGTGATCAAATCAAAGGCATGTCTCCCTGGATCAGACCTGTCCAGTGTTGTGGGGGAGGGGACAAGTCAGACAGGTTGTGGGGGAGGGGCACAGCATTCTGTCCTTTGTGGGCCAATAACTTCCTAGGTCTACTTGCCCTGTATGGGTTATTCTTTCTAATATGTTTAACCTATCAATGACTTTCAGTTTTTAATGATTTCATTCATATATAGCTGTTTTAGTTTGCATTTCAAATAACATTGATCtggacacactgcacactgtgAAGCTACATTGTTACAATCATATCTTCATGCCATGCAAGAAGCTGCAACAACAGACCACTGCATGAAATACCACTGGGAAATTAGGCAATTTAAGCAATTTCACGAGTTTTTGAACAACTCGTAAATCCAGCTGTCCCAGCTTGCGTAATAGCTAGGTTTTCTTCCCCAAACATTTCTATGAAATGATGTTCATTTGGTGGTTTGTTGGACAGTggatgtatatatgtataagaAAAATGAAGAGTAATTTGTATGAGTTCAGAATGAACATTCAAGTCCTTTGGTGTTTCGTTCCGACTACCATCAGTGTATCTGTGGTGTGCtgctgcagaaagagagggcCATGTGTCTGAAGCAGTGCTTGAATCACTTTATGACTTGACTCTTACCTACTTTATTCTTGTGTGTTTTCAGCATCCTGTTGACATTCATCGCTATTCTATCAGCATATTCCATCCACCTCCTTCTAAAATGTGCAGGAGTTGTAGGTAGGAATTATGTTGTTTACTATGATGTTTCTGTTTTAAAACATTTGTACTTGGAaaatcatgtttgtgtgtgtatgtgtatgtgtgtgtgtttgtgtgtgtatgcgtttaCAGGAATACGTGCCTATGAGCAGCTGGGGAACCGGGCGTTTGGATCGCCAGGCAAAGTTGTGGCTGCTGTTATCATAACGGTGCACAACATTGGAGGTATGGTGTCATTTCCAGTGTCACAACATGGTGATGTAGTGAAGCAAGAAAATTGAGAACACATTGTACCTGTTGGATTTTAAATGTTATCTATGACTCAAAACAGGTGGTTCTGTCTTTCAGCAATGTCCAGCTACCTCTTCATTGTGAAATCTGAGCTTCCACTGGTCATTCAGGCCTTCCTTGGCCAGCATgaaaacacagggtgagtgTCTGGGGCTTGGAAGGCATCTGGCTTCTAACTGCCATTAATATCTATGTACATTCTAActttatatattatgtaaagagGCGTGTACAATGTTACTGTAGTTGGTACCGATAGAAAGGTTACCAGCTTAGTATCTGacttgtctgtcttgtctgtcagaGAGTGGTTCTTGCAAGGAAATTATCTGATCATCATCGTAAGCGCCTGCATCATCTTTCCACTTGCACTCATGCGACAGCTCGGTATGTCCATCGGTCATCATCACCCTTTCCATCCCTCGCTGTACTGTGATAGCATTCATGTTTCATCCCATtctcttcatcacatttgtttACTTTCTTTAAAAGAAGGTCATTCACTTGCGTTCCAAGAACTAGAAATACAACTTAACATATTGTTTTCCTTTGTCTGTCTGGGGTAAAATCCCTGTCATTCTGTTGGCTATATCTAACAGACACGTAGTCTGTTGACATGTCTATGACCTTGATGTCATCCACCTCCTAACCACCTGCTGTGATGTGTTCATTACCCTCCAGGTTACCTGGGCTACACCAGTGgattctccctctcctgcatgGTTTTCTTCCTGATCTCGGTGAGCGTTGCCTCATGGTACTGTCCTGTTGTATAGCAATGATATACATGACCTAAAACACCTTGTCTACACGGGAACAACCCCCGTCAGCGGCATAGGTTTCATCATACACATTTAGCACTGTGAGATGTATTTGTCAAATTGTGGAAAATATATGCACTTGACTTGAACCAGTTTGTGTTTCCCACCAGGTGATCTACAAGAAGTTCCACATCCCCTGTCCACTGGAGAATAGCTATACCAATGACTCTATATACAGTGACAGTCATTCGAATCACTCCTTCTTTCATGATCACAACGAAACCGAAGATGACTCTTGTGAAGCCAAGCTGATAACCATCAACCCAGAGGTAGGAAAGGAGGCCATCCTGTCAGGAACTATTTGCTGGTACTCACCAGAACAACTCATTcaaatgttgtttgtttgtcctcTAGACAGCCTACACCATTCCCATCCTGGCTTTCGCCTTTGTCTGTCACCCAGAGGTGCTGCCCATTTACACAGAACTACGAGAGTAAGTCTGAAACTTCTGAGATCTAGTTCTATAGTTGAATTAGCATGTCGTTTACGCTTTCAGAATTCTCAAAGCAGATTTATTGACAGTATTCATGATTCCACTCATTAGACATTCTCCTTCAGTGTTTATTTTAGGAATGGAATGTGGACCAGCATAGCAGAATGACTCATTTGATCTGTGCTTTCTCTTAACTCTAGTGCTACCAAGAAACGCATGCAGACCGTGGCCAACATATCCATCCTGGCAATGTTTGTTATGTACTTGATAACTGCTCTCTTTGGTTACCTCACCTTTTATGGTAAGACATAACAATAAGTCCATGTGATCTGCTCAGACAGATGAGCTTGCTCTTACCGGAGATTTAAGGAATGAAGCATTATACACACTGTTTTCAAATTGCATACATAGTGTATACATCTTAAAGTGCTTGCGTCATGAAGTATGACATGTCTTGGTTGGTTTGTCTGTAGTCGCAGTAGAGTCGGAACTCCTTCACACCTACAGTTCCGTTGACCCATTGGATACACTGATCCTGTGTGTCCGTCTGGCTGTGCTGGTCGCTGTCACCCTGACCGTTCCAGTGGTGCTCTTCCCGGTGAGAACACTTGTCATAGCACTCAGCTCAACTGTATAAGAACCAGTAGAACTGTTCACACTTGAAACACCACAGTTCCGGGAAGTTGTTTACAAAACAATTGACCAATTCTCTAGTTTGTTCAGTAATGTAACTCCACCCTGATGAAGCCTCTTgtcttgttctccctccctccccagatcCGCAGGGCTCTTCTCCAGCTGCTGTTCCCTGAGAAGCCCTTCCACTGGGCCAGACACATCTGCATCGCCATCTGCCTCCTCTTCATCGTCAACCTGCTCGTCATCTTTGTGCCCAACATCCGAGACATCTTCGGTCTCATTGGTATGTCTACAGAGACTAaatggctggctgcctggctagTAGTTTACTTGGGTTTCTAACACGTAACATGCTGTAACGCCCCTTCCCCTGCTGTCTCCAGGAGCCACCTCTGCACCTagcctcatcttcatcct
This genomic window contains:
- the LOC136945309 gene encoding sodium-coupled neutral amino acid transporter 3-like — translated: MELQKMNGHQSMDGFDGLESMAERDEFLPHKSGGKKESQFTDFEGKTSFGMSIFNLSNAIMGSGILGLAYGMANTGIILFIILLTFIAILSAYSIHLLLKCAGVVGIRAYEQLGNRAFGSPGKVVAAVIITVHNIGAMSSYLFIVKSELPLVIQAFLGQHENTGEWFLQGNYLIIIVSACIIFPLALMRQLGYLGYTSGFSLSCMVFFLISVIYKKFHIPCPLENSYTNDSIYSDSHSNHSFFHDHNETEDDSCEAKLITINPETAYTIPILAFAFVCHPEVLPIYTELRDATKKRMQTVANISILAMFVMYLITALFGYLTFYVAVESELLHTYSSVDPLDTLILCVRLAVLVAVTLTVPVVLFPIRRALLQLLFPEKPFHWARHICIAICLLFIVNLLVIFVPNIRDIFGLIGATSAPSLIFILPGIFYIRIIPEEQEPLKSRPKIQAACFTALGFVFMVMSLSFIIFDWVTGQARSGGGH